The following are from one region of the Verrucomicrobiota bacterium genome:
- a CDS encoding helix-hairpin-helix domain-containing protein: MEKSSREKQMDTVIAEEAVSGDLNKGIASLDGNRAKQAEQLCRVERASENLLIRERLRLKQKYGSNHPRVDAISQRILAKQLFRQELCFISDQAHVEPIETNEKKYALHGFVRDEHYRSVPYMTVAFYHDKGDWVSELGHHITNDKGYYVVESQELSDEESAKIQELIRSQKLELRVMDQQQNIAFSHKEIVMPMAGKADYRAILVHSKYGPRKAPQTSVMKEKQQQPPVSKKWIVRGSVKDEDGQALSGLLVRLYDLDRKYDDKLGGALTDKEGKFLMEYHVRDFKEGKEVGADLYLIVTNKEEEVLYSSKDAVRFDATANESYDIVVGDKKSKPCPSEEHPPKVEAVPVPVKVIKEKEEDVVRSDESKETQASIALEEINGLGPSRAKKLRKAGINDVSAFVAADDEKLISILGNVDIQAMKKDGRKLLKAK; this comes from the coding sequence ATGGAAAAATCGAGTCGAGAAAAGCAAATGGATACAGTTATTGCAGAAGAGGCTGTTAGTGGAGATTTAAATAAGGGAATTGCTTCTTTGGATGGTAATCGAGCTAAACAAGCAGAACAATTATGTCGTGTAGAACGAGCCTCTGAGAATTTGTTGATACGTGAGAGATTGCGTTTGAAGCAAAAATATGGAAGTAACCATCCTCGTGTCGATGCTATTTCTCAAAGAATTTTAGCGAAGCAATTATTTCGCCAAGAGCTTTGTTTTATAAGTGATCAAGCACATGTAGAGCCTATTGAAACGAATGAGAAAAAATATGCACTCCATGGATTCGTTCGCGACGAGCACTATAGATCGGTGCCCTATATGACAGTCGCTTTTTATCATGATAAGGGAGATTGGGTGAGCGAACTCGGTCACCATATCACGAATGATAAAGGCTATTATGTGGTGGAATCACAAGAACTGAGTGATGAGGAGAGTGCAAAGATCCAAGAGTTGATACGTTCACAAAAGCTAGAGCTTCGAGTCATGGATCAGCAACAGAATATAGCTTTCAGTCATAAAGAAATAGTCATGCCCATGGCAGGAAAAGCGGATTATAGAGCTATTCTGGTTCATTCTAAATATGGACCGAGGAAAGCACCTCAAACTTCTGTGATGAAAGAGAAACAACAACAGCCACCTGTCTCGAAGAAGTGGATTGTTAGAGGAAGTGTCAAAGATGAGGATGGGCAAGCATTAAGTGGTTTACTCGTTCGTCTCTATGACTTGGATCGAAAGTATGATGATAAACTAGGCGGGGCATTGACTGATAAAGAAGGTAAGTTTTTGATGGAATATCATGTCCGCGATTTTAAGGAAGGTAAAGAAGTAGGGGCTGACCTCTACTTAATAGTTACCAATAAGGAAGAAGAAGTTCTTTATTCTTCTAAAGACGCTGTTCGCTTTGATGCGACAGCAAATGAATCCTATGATATTGTTGTCGGAGATAAGAAATCAAAACCTTGTCCATCTGAAGAACATCCACCCAAAGTAGAAGCTGTCCCAGTTCCAGTTAAAGTTATTAAAGAAAAGGAGGAAGATGTTGTTAGGTCTGATGAGTCGAAAGAAACGCAAGCCTCTATAGCGCTTGAGGAAATCAATGGGCTAGGACCTTCACGTGCTAAGAAATTACGTAAGGCTGGCATTAATGACGTATCTGCTTTTGTTGCAGCAGATGATGAAAAGCTCATTAGTATTTTAGGCAATGTTGATATCCAAGCGATGAAGAAGGATGGTAGGAAACTGCTCAAAGCAAAGTGA